Proteins co-encoded in one Mycobacterium mantenii genomic window:
- the dnaA gene encoding chromosomal replication initiator protein DnaA: protein MADDPGSSFTTVWNAVVSELNGEPTADGMTVNRTTLVTPLTPQQRAWLNLVRPLTIVEGFALLSVPSSFVQNEIERHLRAPITDALSRRLGQQIQLGVRIAPPPDDVEDALIPPAEPFPESDPSFGGDGPAVDTEEAFENSETVGDNQPGWPNYFTERPHAIDPAVAAGTSLNRRYTFDTFVIGASNRFAHAAALAIAEAPARAYNPLFIWGESGLGKTHLLHAAGNYAQRLFPGMRVKYVSTEEFTNDFINSLRDDRKVAFKRSYRDVDVLLVDDIQFIEGKEGIQEEFFHTFNTLHNANKQIVISSDRPPKQLATLEDRLRTRFEWGLITDVQPPELETRIAILRKKAQMERLAVPDDVLELIASSIERNIRELEGALIRVTAFASLNKTPIDKSLAEIVLRDLIADASTMQISAATIMAATAEYFDTTVEELRGPGKTRALAQSRQIAMYLCRELTDLSLPKIGQAFGRDHTTVMYAQRKILSEMAERREIFDHVKELTTRIRQRSKR from the coding sequence TTGGCCGATGACCCCGGTTCCAGTTTCACGACAGTGTGGAATGCGGTCGTTTCCGAGCTCAACGGGGAGCCCACTGCCGACGGCATGACCGTCAACCGCACGACGCTGGTCACTCCCCTCACCCCGCAGCAAAGAGCGTGGCTGAATCTGGTTCGCCCGCTGACCATCGTCGAGGGCTTTGCTCTGCTGTCGGTGCCGAGCAGTTTCGTGCAGAACGAGATCGAACGACATCTGCGCGCGCCCATCACCGATGCGCTCAGCCGTCGGCTTGGTCAGCAGATCCAACTGGGAGTCCGCATCGCTCCCCCGCCCGACGACGTCGAGGACGCGCTCATCCCGCCGGCGGAACCGTTCCCCGAATCCGATCCTTCCTTCGGCGGCGACGGACCGGCCGTCGATACCGAGGAAGCTTTCGAAAACAGCGAGACCGTCGGCGACAACCAGCCCGGCTGGCCCAACTACTTCACCGAGCGGCCGCACGCGATCGACCCGGCCGTCGCCGCCGGAACGAGCCTCAACCGCCGCTACACTTTCGACACTTTCGTCATCGGCGCCTCCAACCGGTTCGCACACGCGGCCGCCCTGGCGATCGCCGAAGCACCGGCGCGGGCTTACAACCCGTTGTTTATCTGGGGTGAGTCCGGTCTCGGTAAGACCCACCTGTTGCACGCCGCCGGGAATTACGCCCAGCGGCTGTTCCCGGGGATGCGGGTCAAGTACGTGTCCACCGAGGAGTTCACCAACGACTTCATCAACTCGCTGCGTGACGACCGCAAAGTCGCGTTCAAGCGCAGCTACCGCGACGTCGACGTGCTGCTGGTCGATGACATTCAGTTCATCGAAGGCAAGGAAGGTATCCAGGAAGAGTTCTTCCACACCTTCAACACGCTGCACAACGCCAACAAGCAGATCGTCATCTCCTCGGACCGGCCGCCCAAACAGCTGGCCACCCTGGAAGACCGGCTGAGAACACGCTTCGAGTGGGGCTTGATCACCGATGTGCAGCCCCCGGAGCTGGAAACCCGGATCGCCATCTTGCGCAAGAAAGCTCAGATGGAGCGGCTGGCGGTGCCCGACGACGTGCTCGAACTCATCGCCAGCAGCATCGAGCGCAACATCCGCGAGCTCGAAGGTGCCCTGATCCGGGTCACCGCGTTCGCCTCGCTGAACAAGACGCCGATCGACAAATCACTGGCCGAAATCGTCCTGCGCGACCTGATCGCCGATGCCAGCACCATGCAGATCAGCGCGGCCACCATCATGGCGGCCACCGCCGAGTACTTCGACACCACCGTGGAAGAACTCCGCGGGCCCGGCAAGACTCGCGCGCTGGCGCAGTCGCGCCAGATCGCCATGTATCTATGCCGCGAGCTCACCGACCTCTCACTGCCCAAGATCGGCCAGGCGTTCGGCCGGGACCACACCACGGTCATGTATGCGCAGCGGAAGATCTTGTCCGAGATGGCCGAGCGCCGTGAGATTTTTGATCACGTCAAGGAGCTCACCACTCGCATCCGGCAGCGCTCCAAGCGCTGA
- the recF gene encoding DNA replication/repair protein RecF (All proteins in this family for which functions are known are DNA-binding proteins that assist the filamentation of RecA onto DNA for the initiation of recombination or recombinational repair.): MYVRHLGLRDFRSWAHADLELQPGRTVFIGSNGFGKTNLLEALWYSSTLGSHRVGTDLPLIRAGADRALISTIVVNEGRECAVDLEIAAGRANKARLNRSPVRSTREVIGVLRAVLFAPEDLSLVRGDPSDRRRYLDDLATVRRPAVAAVRVDYEKVLRQRTALLKSLSGARYRGDQGALDTLDVWDSRLAEHGAQLMAARIDLVNQLAPEVEKAYQLLAPGSRAASIGYRSSLAAEAAADLAGADREFLEAALLAALSARRGAELERGMCLVGPHRDDLELWLGDQPAKGFASHGESWSFALSLRLAAYELLRAEESEPVLLLDDVFAELDTARRRALATVAESAEQVLVTAAVLEDIPAGWEARQVYVDLCDGDSGRVSEMHS; the protein is encoded by the coding sequence GTGTACGTCCGGCATTTGGGACTGCGTGACTTCCGGTCCTGGGCACACGCCGACCTCGAATTGCAGCCTGGTCGGACGGTCTTCATCGGGTCCAACGGGTTCGGGAAGACGAATCTCCTTGAGGCGCTGTGGTATTCGAGCACCCTGGGTTCACATCGGGTGGGAACCGACCTGCCGTTGATTCGCGCGGGTGCCGACCGCGCGCTGATTTCCACAATCGTCGTCAACGAAGGCAGGGAGTGTGCGGTCGATCTGGAAATCGCCGCGGGCCGGGCGAATAAGGCACGGCTGAATCGTTCCCCGGTGCGCAGTACCCGCGAAGTGATCGGGGTCCTGCGCGCGGTGCTGTTTGCTCCCGAAGACCTGTCGTTGGTGCGGGGTGATCCGTCGGACCGGCGCCGCTACCTCGATGACCTGGCGACGGTGCGCCGCCCGGCGGTGGCCGCGGTGCGGGTCGACTACGAAAAAGTCTTGCGGCAGCGCACGGCGTTGTTGAAATCGCTGTCCGGTGCGCGCTACCGGGGCGACCAGGGCGCGCTGGACACGCTCGACGTGTGGGACAGTCGCCTCGCCGAACACGGTGCCCAATTGATGGCCGCGCGTATCGATTTGGTGAACCAGTTGGCTCCGGAGGTCGAAAAGGCGTATCAGCTTTTGGCTCCCGGATCGCGTGCCGCGTCCATCGGTTATCGATCCAGCCTGGCTGCCGAGGCGGCGGCTGATCTCGCCGGCGCCGATCGTGAATTCCTGGAAGCCGCCTTGCTGGCGGCATTGTCGGCACGCCGCGGCGCGGAGCTGGAACGGGGCATGTGTCTGGTCGGGCCGCACCGCGATGACCTGGAATTGTGGCTCGGGGATCAACCCGCGAAAGGCTTTGCCAGCCATGGGGAGTCGTGGTCGTTTGCTTTGTCGCTGCGGCTGGCCGCTTACGAACTACTGCGTGCCGAGGAAAGCGAACCCGTGTTGTTGCTCGACGACGTATTCGCCGAGCTCGATACCGCCCGGCGCCGCGCACTCGCCACGGTGGCCGAATCCGCCGAACAAGTGTTGGTCACCGCCGCGGTGCTCGAAGACATTCCGGCGGGCTGGGAAGCTCGACAGGTCTACGTCGACTTATGCGACGGCGACTCGGGCCGGGTATCGGAGATGCACTCATGA
- the gyrB gene encoding DNA topoisomerase (ATP-hydrolyzing) subunit B, whose translation MAAQKKKAQNEYGASAITVLEGLEAVRKRPGMYIGSTGERGLHHLIWEVVDNSVDEAMAGYADKVDVRILDDGSVEVSDNGRGIPVAMHATGAPTVDVVMTQLHAGGKFGGENSGYNVSGGLHGVGVSVVNALSTRLEVDIARDGHEWSQYYDRAVPGTLKQGEATKRTGTTIRFWADPEIFETTDYDFETVARRLQEMAFLNKGLTINLTDERVSKEEVVDEVVSDTAEAPKTAEEKAAESTAPHKVKHRTFHYPGGLVDFVKHINRTKSPIQQSIIDFDGKGPGHEVEIAMQWNGGYSESVHTFANTINTHEGGTHEEGFRSALTTVVNKYAKDKKLLKDKDPNLTGDDIREGLAAVISVKVSEPQFEGQTKTKLGNTEVKSFVQKVCNEQLTHWFEANPADAKVVVNKAVSSAQARIAARKARELVRRKSATDLGGLPGKLADCRSTDPRKSELYVVEGDSAGGSAKSGRDSMFQAILPLRGKIINVEKARIDRVLKNTEVQAIITALGTGIHDEFDLTKLRYHKIVLMADADVDGQHISTLLLTLLFRFMRPLIENGHVFLAQPPLYKLKWQRSEPEFAYSDRERDGLLAEGRKAGRKINAEDGIQRYKGLGEMDAKELWETTMDPSVRVLRQITLDDAAAADELFSILMGEDVDARRSFITRNAKDVRFLDV comes from the coding sequence GTGGCTGCCCAGAAGAAGAAGGCGCAAAACGAATACGGCGCTTCAGCGATCACCGTGCTCGAAGGCCTGGAGGCCGTCCGCAAACGCCCCGGTATGTACATCGGGTCCACCGGTGAGCGTGGTTTGCACCACCTCATCTGGGAGGTGGTCGACAACTCGGTCGACGAGGCGATGGCCGGCTACGCCGACAAGGTCGACGTCCGCATTCTCGACGACGGCAGCGTCGAGGTCTCCGACAACGGCCGCGGCATTCCGGTGGCGATGCACGCGACCGGCGCCCCCACCGTCGACGTCGTGATGACGCAACTGCACGCCGGCGGCAAGTTCGGCGGGGAGAACAGCGGTTACAACGTCAGTGGTGGTCTGCACGGCGTCGGTGTGTCGGTGGTCAACGCGCTCTCGACGCGGCTCGAGGTGGACATCGCCCGTGACGGCCACGAATGGTCGCAGTATTACGACCGTGCGGTGCCCGGAACGCTCAAACAGGGCGAGGCCACCAAGCGCACCGGCACCACCATCCGATTCTGGGCCGATCCGGAAATCTTCGAGACCACCGACTACGACTTCGAAACGGTGGCACGCCGGCTCCAGGAGATGGCGTTCCTCAATAAGGGGTTGACGATCAACCTCACCGACGAGCGGGTGTCCAAGGAGGAGGTCGTCGACGAGGTCGTCAGCGATACCGCCGAAGCTCCCAAGACGGCAGAGGAAAAAGCAGCCGAATCCACTGCGCCCCATAAGGTCAAGCACCGCACCTTCCACTACCCCGGTGGTCTGGTCGACTTCGTCAAGCACATCAACCGCACCAAGAGCCCGATCCAGCAGAGCATCATCGACTTCGACGGCAAGGGCCCCGGCCACGAGGTCGAAATCGCCATGCAGTGGAACGGCGGCTACTCGGAATCCGTGCACACCTTCGCCAACACCATCAACACCCACGAGGGCGGCACCCACGAAGAGGGCTTCCGCAGCGCGCTGACCACGGTGGTCAACAAGTACGCCAAGGACAAGAAGCTCCTCAAAGACAAGGACCCGAACCTCACCGGCGACGACATCCGCGAAGGGCTGGCCGCGGTGATCTCGGTGAAGGTCAGCGAACCGCAGTTTGAGGGCCAGACCAAGACCAAGCTGGGCAACACCGAAGTCAAGTCATTCGTGCAGAAGGTCTGCAACGAACAACTGACGCATTGGTTCGAAGCCAACCCCGCGGACGCCAAGGTCGTGGTCAACAAGGCGGTGTCTTCGGCGCAGGCCCGCATCGCCGCGCGAAAGGCGCGAGAGTTGGTGCGCCGCAAGAGCGCTACCGATCTCGGTGGGCTGCCCGGAAAGCTCGCCGACTGCCGATCCACCGACCCGCGCAAGTCGGAACTGTATGTGGTGGAGGGCGACTCGGCCGGCGGCTCGGCCAAGAGCGGCCGCGACTCGATGTTCCAGGCGATCCTGCCGCTGCGCGGCAAGATCATCAATGTCGAAAAGGCGCGTATCGACCGGGTTTTGAAGAACACCGAAGTCCAGGCGATCATCACCGCGCTCGGCACCGGCATTCACGACGAGTTCGACCTCACCAAGCTGCGCTATCACAAGATCGTGCTGATGGCCGACGCGGACGTCGACGGCCAGCACATCTCTACGTTGTTGCTGACGCTGTTGTTCCGATTCATGCGGCCGCTGATCGAAAACGGGCACGTGTTTTTGGCGCAGCCGCCACTGTACAAGTTGAAGTGGCAGCGCAGCGAACCCGAATTCGCCTACTCCGACCGCGAGCGCGACGGTCTACTTGCCGAAGGCAGGAAGGCCGGCCGCAAGATCAACGCCGAGGATGGCATCCAGCGCTACAAGGGTCTCGGCGAGATGGACGCCAAGGAACTGTGGGAGACCACGATGGACCCCTCGGTGCGGGTGCTGCGTCAGATCACTCTCGACGACGCCGCCGCTGCCGACGAATTGTTCTCGATCCTGATGGGCGAAGACGTCGACGCCCGCCGCAGCTTCATCACCCGCAACGCCAAAGATGTGCGCTTCCTTGATGTTTAG
- a CDS encoding DUF721 family protein yields the protein MTGTDDGPRPSGASSALSGIDLVRRTLEEARAAARAQGKDAGRGRAVAPVPRRVAGRRRSWSGPGPDVRDPQPLGSLARELAKKRGWSAQVAEGTVLGNWATVVGHQIADHAVPTALNEGVLSVTAESTAWATQLRMIQSQLLAKIAAAVGNGVVTSLRITGPAAPSWRKGPRHIAGRGPRDTYG from the coding sequence ATGACCGGTACGGATGACGGTCCGCGCCCCAGCGGGGCGTCGAGTGCGCTGAGTGGGATCGATTTGGTCAGGCGCACCCTCGAGGAGGCTCGGGCCGCGGCCCGGGCCCAGGGAAAAGATGCCGGCCGCGGCCGGGCGGTGGCTCCCGTGCCGCGCCGGGTGGCGGGCCGGCGACGCAGCTGGTCGGGACCCGGACCCGACGTTCGAGACCCGCAACCGCTGGGCAGCCTGGCGCGCGAACTGGCGAAAAAACGGGGTTGGTCAGCGCAAGTCGCCGAGGGCACCGTGCTGGGAAACTGGGCGACGGTGGTTGGCCACCAGATCGCCGACCATGCGGTGCCGACCGCCCTGAACGAGGGCGTGCTGAGCGTGACCGCCGAATCGACGGCGTGGGCCACCCAGTTGCGGATGATCCAGTCGCAGTTGTTGGCCAAGATCGCGGCCGCCGTCGGCAACGGAGTCGTGACGTCGTTGAGAATCACCGGCCCGGCCGCACCCTCCTGGCGTAAGGGGCCGCGTCACATCGCGGGACGAGGCCCGCGCGACACCTACGGTTAG
- the yidD gene encoding membrane protein insertion efficiency factor YidD, with protein MRAVAQLRTFTRDAGRTAARGVIFLIQLYRHMVSPLRPATCRFVPTCSQYAVDALNEHGLIRGSWLAVARLAKCGPWHEGGWDPIPDRPGSHVNCQHASDAWAVQAARGESGSFV; from the coding sequence ATGAGAGCGGTGGCGCAGCTGCGCACGTTCACCCGTGATGCGGGAAGGACGGCCGCGCGCGGAGTGATTTTTTTGATTCAGCTGTACCGGCATATGGTGTCGCCGCTACGCCCGGCGACGTGTCGTTTCGTTCCGACTTGCAGCCAGTACGCGGTCGATGCTCTCAACGAGCACGGCCTGATTCGGGGGAGCTGGTTGGCTGTAGCCAGACTCGCCAAGTGCGGTCCATGGCATGAAGGCGGTTGGGATCCGATTCCGGACCGCCCGGGAAGCCACGTGAATTGCCAACATGCCAGCGACGCTTGGGCTGTCCAAGCGGCGCGAGGGGAGAGTGGATCTTTTGTTTGA
- the rnpA gene encoding ribonuclease P protein component, protein MLSARNRMTRSIDFDATVKHGIRMAQPDVVVHFRRGEHRDEPRPPRVGLVVGKPVGSAVERHRVARRLRHVARNLLGELGQSDQLVIRALPGSRTASSARLEQELRRCLRRIPAAGSQR, encoded by the coding sequence GTGCTTTCCGCGCGCAACCGCATGACGCGGTCAATTGACTTTGACGCGACGGTGAAGCACGGGATTCGTATGGCGCAGCCGGATGTCGTCGTGCACTTTCGGCGTGGGGAGCACCGCGACGAACCCCGCCCCCCGCGCGTCGGGTTGGTGGTGGGCAAGCCCGTCGGATCCGCCGTGGAACGTCATCGGGTCGCTCGCCGGCTGCGGCATGTGGCGCGCAATCTGCTGGGCGAGCTCGGCCAATCCGATCAGCTGGTGATCCGCGCGCTGCCCGGCAGCCGGACCGCATCCTCGGCTCGGCTCGAGCAGGAACTGCGCCGGTGTCTACGGCGCATACCGGCGGCGGGAAGTCAGCGATGA
- the rpmH gene encoding 50S ribosomal protein L34 translates to MAKGKRTFQPNNRRRARVHGFRLRMRTRAGRAIVSGRRRKGRRALSA, encoded by the coding sequence GTGGCCAAGGGCAAGCGGACCTTCCAGCCGAATAACCGGCGCCGAGCCCGCGTGCATGGCTTCCGCCTGCGGATGCGCACTCGTGCCGGACGCGCGATCGTATCCGGTCGGCGCCGCAAGGGTCGTCGCGCGCTCTCTGCCTGA
- the gyrA gene encoding DNA gyrase subunit A, producing MTDTTLPPGGDAADRIEPVDIQQEMQRSYIDYAMSVIVGRALPEVRDGLKPVHRRVLYAMFDSGFRPDRGHAKSARSVAETMGNYHPHGDSSIYDTLVRMAQPWSLRYPLVDGQGNFGSPGNDPPAAMRYTEARLTPLAMEMLREIDEETVDFIPNYDGRVQEPTVLPSRFPNLLANGSGGIAVGMATNIPPHNLRELADAVYWCLDNHEADEEATLAAVCERVKGPDFPTHGLIVGSQGIHDAYTTGRGSIRMRGVVEVEEDSRGRTSLVITELPYQVNHDNFITSIAEQVRDGKLAGISNIEDQSSDRVGLRIVVEIKRDAVAKVVLNNLYKHTQLQTSFGANMLSIVDGVPRTLRLDQMIRHYVDHQLDVIIRRTTYRLRKANERAHILRGLVKALDALDEVIALIRASETVDIARAGLIELLDIDEIQAQAILDMQLRRLAALERQRIIDDLAKIEAEIADLEDILAKPERQRAIVRDELAEIVEKHGDDRRTRIIAADGDVADEDLIAREDVVVTITETGYAKRTKTDLYRSQKRGGKGVQGAGLKQDDIVRHFFVCSTHDWILFFTTQGRVYRAKAYDLPEASRTARGQHVANLLAFQPEERIAQVIQIKSYEDAPYLVLATRNGLVKKTKLTDFDSNRSGGIVAINLRDSDELVGAVLCSSEEDLLLVSANGQSIRFSATDEALRPMGRATSGVQGMRFNADDYLLSLNVVREGTYLLVATSGGYAKRTAIEEYPVQGRGGKGVLTVMYDRRRGRLVGALIVDEDSELYAITSGGGVIRTAAGQVRKAGRQTKGVRLMNLGEENTLLAIARNAEENADEVVEESGSAAESDN from the coding sequence ATGACAGACACCACGCTGCCGCCCGGCGGCGATGCCGCCGACCGTATCGAACCGGTCGACATCCAGCAGGAGATGCAACGCAGCTACATCGATTACGCGATGAGCGTGATCGTCGGCCGTGCACTACCCGAGGTGCGGGACGGTCTGAAGCCGGTGCACCGCCGGGTGCTCTATGCCATGTTCGACTCGGGCTTCCGTCCGGACCGTGGCCATGCGAAGTCGGCCCGCTCGGTCGCCGAGACGATGGGTAACTACCACCCGCACGGCGACTCGTCGATCTACGACACCCTGGTGCGCATGGCCCAGCCGTGGTCACTGCGCTACCCGTTGGTTGACGGCCAGGGCAACTTCGGCTCGCCGGGTAACGACCCGCCAGCAGCCATGCGGTACACCGAGGCGCGGCTGACTCCGCTCGCCATGGAGATGCTGCGCGAAATCGACGAGGAGACAGTCGATTTCATCCCGAACTATGACGGCAGGGTGCAAGAGCCGACCGTGCTGCCCAGCCGGTTCCCCAACCTACTGGCCAACGGCTCCGGCGGTATCGCGGTCGGCATGGCGACCAACATCCCGCCGCACAACCTGCGGGAACTGGCCGACGCCGTCTACTGGTGCCTGGACAACCACGAGGCCGACGAAGAGGCCACGCTGGCCGCGGTCTGCGAGCGGGTCAAGGGCCCGGACTTCCCCACCCACGGTCTGATCGTCGGATCGCAAGGCATCCACGACGCGTACACCACCGGCCGCGGGTCGATCCGGATGCGCGGAGTCGTTGAGGTGGAAGAAGATTCGCGCGGGCGTACCTCGCTGGTGATCACCGAGCTGCCGTATCAGGTGAACCACGACAACTTCATCACCTCGATCGCCGAGCAGGTCCGCGACGGCAAGCTGGCCGGCATCTCCAACATCGAAGACCAGTCCAGCGACCGCGTCGGCCTGCGCATCGTCGTGGAGATCAAGCGCGACGCCGTGGCCAAGGTGGTGCTGAACAACCTCTACAAGCACACCCAGCTGCAGACCAGCTTTGGGGCGAACATGTTGTCGATCGTCGACGGGGTGCCGCGCACCCTGCGCCTCGACCAGATGATCCGCCACTACGTCGACCATCAACTCGACGTGATCATCCGGCGCACCACGTACCGCCTGCGCAAGGCCAACGAGCGCGCGCACATCTTGCGCGGTTTGGTGAAAGCCCTTGACGCACTTGACGAAGTGATCGCGTTGATCCGGGCGTCGGAAACCGTCGACATCGCCCGGGCCGGCCTGATCGAGCTGCTGGACATCGACGAAATCCAGGCCCAGGCCATCCTGGACATGCAGCTGCGCCGGCTGGCGGCCCTGGAGCGTCAGCGCATCATCGACGACCTGGCCAAGATCGAAGCGGAGATCGCCGACCTCGAGGACATCCTGGCCAAGCCGGAGCGGCAGCGCGCCATCGTCCGCGACGAGCTGGCCGAGATCGTCGAGAAGCACGGCGACGACCGTCGCACCCGGATCATCGCCGCCGACGGTGACGTCGCCGACGAGGATCTGATCGCCCGCGAGGACGTCGTCGTCACCATCACCGAGACCGGCTACGCCAAGCGCACCAAGACCGACCTGTATCGCAGCCAGAAGCGCGGCGGCAAGGGAGTGCAGGGCGCCGGGCTCAAGCAGGACGACATCGTGCGGCACTTCTTCGTCTGCTCGACCCACGACTGGATCCTGTTCTTCACCACCCAGGGCCGGGTGTATCGGGCCAAGGCATACGACCTGCCGGAAGCGTCGCGCACCGCGCGCGGCCAGCACGTCGCCAACCTGCTGGCCTTCCAGCCCGAGGAGCGGATCGCTCAGGTCATCCAGATCAAGAGCTACGAGGACGCCCCGTACCTGGTGCTGGCCACCCGCAACGGTCTGGTGAAGAAAACCAAGTTGACCGACTTCGACTCCAACCGGTCGGGCGGAATCGTGGCGATCAACCTGCGCGACAGCGACGAACTCGTCGGCGCGGTGCTTTGCTCCTCCGAGGAGGACCTGTTGCTGGTCTCGGCCAACGGCCAGTCCATCCGGTTCTCGGCGACCGACGAAGCCCTGCGTCCGATGGGCCGCGCCACCTCCGGCGTGCAGGGCATGCGGTTCAACGCCGACGACTACCTGCTGTCGCTCAACGTCGTCCGCGAGGGCACCTACCTCCTGGTGGCGACGTCGGGCGGGTACGCCAAGCGCACCGCGATCGAGGAGTATCCCGTGCAGGGCCGCGGCGGCAAGGGAGTCCTGACGGTGATGTACGACCGCCGGCGCGGCAGGCTGGTTGGTGCCTTGATCGTCGATGAGGACAGCGAGCTGTACGCCATCACTTCGGGAGGCGGCGTCATCCGCACCGCGGCGGGCCAGGTCCGCAAGGCGGGACGACAGACCAAGGGCGTGCGCCTGATGAACCTGGGTGAAGAGAACACGCTGTTGGCCATCGCCCGCAACGCCGAAGAAAACGCGGACGAAGTCGTCGAGGAAAGCGGCAGTGCTGCGGAGTCGGACAACTAG
- the dnaN gene encoding DNA polymerase III subunit beta produces the protein MDAATTTAGLSDLKFRLTRESFADAVSWVAKNLPSRPAVPVLSGVLLSGTDEGLTISGFDYEVSAEAQVSAEIASPGSVLVSGRLLSDIVRALPNKPIDFYVNGNRVALHCGNARFSLPTMAVEDYPTLPTLPEETGALPADLFAEAIGQVVIAAGRDDTLPMLTGIRVEISGDTVVLAATDRFRLAVRELTWSAAAPDIEAAVLVPAKTLAEAARTGADGSEVRLSLGAGSGVGKDGLLGISGNGKRSTTRLLDAEFPKFRQLLPAEHTAVATINVAELTEAIKLVALVADRGAQVRMEFSEGSLRLSAGADDVGRAEEDLAVDFVGEPLTIAFNPTYLTDGLGSVHSERVSFGFTTPGKPALLRPALNDDSHPTGPGPYSALPTDYVYLLMPVRLPG, from the coding sequence ATGGACGCGGCGACGACAACGGCTGGCCTCAGCGACTTGAAATTTCGTTTAACGCGGGAGTCTTTCGCCGACGCGGTCTCGTGGGTGGCGAAGAACCTGCCGTCCAGACCAGCGGTGCCGGTGCTGTCCGGTGTGCTGCTGTCTGGAACCGACGAGGGCCTGACGATCTCCGGATTCGATTACGAAGTTTCCGCCGAAGCACAGGTTTCAGCCGAAATCGCTTCTCCGGGAAGCGTTTTGGTATCCGGCCGGTTGTTGTCGGACATCGTGCGGGCACTGCCGAACAAGCCCATCGACTTCTACGTCAACGGTAATCGCGTGGCGCTGCACTGCGGAAACGCCAGGTTCTCGTTGCCGACGATGGCCGTCGAGGATTACCCGACGCTGCCGACGCTGCCGGAAGAGACCGGGGCGCTGCCCGCTGATCTGTTCGCCGAGGCGATCGGCCAGGTTGTCATCGCCGCCGGCCGCGACGACACGTTGCCGATGCTGACCGGTATCAGGGTAGAGATTTCGGGGGACACGGTGGTGTTGGCCGCGACCGACAGATTCCGTTTGGCAGTTCGCGAGCTGACTTGGTCGGCGGCCGCACCGGACATCGAAGCCGCGGTCCTGGTGCCGGCCAAGACGCTGGCCGAAGCCGCCCGGACCGGCGCCGACGGCTCCGAGGTCCGGTTGTCATTGGGTGCGGGCTCGGGCGTCGGAAAAGATGGATTGCTCGGCATCAGCGGTAATGGCAAGCGCAGCACCACCCGCCTGCTCGATGCGGAGTTTCCGAAGTTCCGTCAGCTGCTGCCGGCCGAGCACACGGCCGTGGCGACCATCAATGTGGCGGAGTTGACCGAGGCCATCAAGCTGGTGGCGTTGGTGGCCGACCGTGGTGCGCAGGTGCGGATGGAATTCAGCGAAGGTTCGCTGCGGTTGTCCGCCGGTGCCGATGACGTCGGCCGGGCCGAAGAAGATCTGGCGGTCGATTTTGTCGGCGAGCCGTTGACGATCGCCTTCAACCCGACGTACCTGACCGACGGATTAGGATCGGTCCATTCCGAGCGGGTGTCGTTCGGTTTCACTACTCCGGGTAAGCCGGCGTTGCTGCGTCCGGCGTTGAACGACGACAGCCACCCGACCGGCCCGGGCCCCTACAGCGCCCTGCCGACCGATTACGTCTACTTGTTGATGCCTGTCCGGTTGCCTGGCTAG